Proteins co-encoded in one Caulobacter rhizosphaerae genomic window:
- a CDS encoding HNH endonuclease: protein MSNDADVDDIVDVGLFRANGAALTTKVQIEGYRIVLHRAGTLQEATDGDFRATLELVLHRLLLERIRPFVTLHQAPPPRRSMKTLDDFELVPPLRLKGSAGERADTLYSASQGKTPQAWPTMELNIPWMPHYALASILEGVAERRPEGLDRPQLRRVEARHLQAAIDEVQEIERYTRFRDATGYWLIPPDGGDPLPPKKVFGIALAEALRTYTTPNDFSSGPLIFDIMRDRGFDVVRQEDLPRRSPGGAGVGGAGTSPAEIPLTDEERRWLEGNPKFVAHMRNERSGKAPGVFKDDFRKQHGRLFCERCDEDFVAAYGTVLAEGCFEVHHKIPVSHMKPNHVTTSDQLQLLCANCHRITHREMALRR from the coding sequence ATGAGCAATGACGCGGACGTGGACGACATTGTCGACGTCGGGCTTTTTCGCGCCAACGGCGCAGCGCTGACGACAAAGGTTCAGATCGAGGGCTATCGCATCGTCTTGCACCGCGCGGGCACGCTGCAGGAAGCGACGGACGGCGATTTTCGCGCGACCCTCGAGCTCGTGTTGCACCGGCTTCTGTTGGAGCGGATCCGACCGTTCGTGACGTTGCATCAGGCGCCCCCGCCGCGGCGGTCCATGAAGACCTTGGACGATTTTGAGCTGGTCCCGCCGCTGCGCTTGAAGGGATCGGCGGGCGAACGCGCCGACACCTTGTACAGCGCCAGCCAAGGCAAGACGCCACAAGCGTGGCCTACCATGGAGCTGAATATCCCATGGATGCCGCACTATGCCCTGGCCTCGATCCTCGAAGGCGTGGCCGAGCGGCGCCCCGAGGGTCTAGACAGGCCGCAGCTTCGGCGGGTGGAGGCGCGCCATCTCCAGGCGGCTATCGACGAGGTTCAGGAGATCGAGCGCTACACCCGGTTCCGGGACGCTACGGGCTATTGGCTGATCCCGCCTGACGGCGGCGATCCCTTGCCGCCCAAGAAGGTGTTCGGCATCGCTCTCGCCGAAGCCTTGCGCACCTACACCACCCCCAACGACTTCTCGTCTGGCCCGCTAATTTTCGACATCATGAGAGATCGTGGTTTCGACGTCGTGCGGCAGGAAGACCTGCCGCGGCGAAGCCCTGGCGGCGCAGGCGTCGGGGGGGCAGGCACATCCCCAGCCGAGATCCCGCTCACCGACGAAGAGCGCCGGTGGCTGGAGGGCAACCCGAAGTTCGTCGCCCACATGCGCAACGAGCGGTCGGGCAAGGCGCCGGGCGTCTTCAAGGACGATTTTCGCAAGCAGCATGGCCGGCTGTTCTGCGAGCGCTGCGATGAGGACTTCGTCGCCGCCTACGGCACGGTGCTGGCTGAGGGGTGTTTCGAAGTCCACCACAAGATCCCGGTCTCCCACATGAAGCCCAACCATGTGACGACGTCGGACCAGTTGCAGCTGTTGTGCGCCAACTGTCATCGCATCACCCACCGTGAAATGGCGTTGCGTCGTTAG